The genomic DNA ACCTTCGGGTGCGGCGGTTTTCTCGTTTCCCGGGTTTCACCTGGTCCGGCATTCCGCACGAAGGCGACCGGCGGCAAACATCCCTACGCTGGGCCCTGTCCCTGAAACACCCCAACGAACGGAGACAATCCATGACCCGCATCGCCATCGTCGTCGGAAGCACCCGCCCCAACCGAGTCGGCCGCCAGGTCGGGGAGTGGGTGAACGAGAACGCCCAGAAGCACGCGGGCGCGGAGTTCGAACTGATTGACCTCGTCGACCAGAACCTGCCGTTGCTCGATGAACCCAATCCCCCGATGATGCGTCAGTACGAGAAGGAGCACACCAAAGCGTGGTCCGAGAAAATCGCCTCCTATGACGGCTTCATCTTCGTGACCCCCGAGTACAACCACTCCGTGCCGGGCGCGATGAAGAACGCGGTCGACTACCTCTACTACGAGTGGAACAACAAGTCGATCGGCTTCGTCAGCTACGGCACCGCCGGCGGCACCCGCTCCGTGGAAGCCTGGCGTCTGATCGCCGCCGAGCTGCAGATGACGGACGTTCGCGCGCAGGTGTTCCTCTCCTTCGCCACCGACTTCGCCGACATGAGTACCTTCCGGCCGACCGAGGAGTCCACTGGCGCGCTGGGCGATGTGTTCGACCAGGTCATCGCCTGGGCGGATGCCTTGAAGCCGTTGCGCGGTTAAACGTCGGTATCGACGGGGCCGGGCGTCCGGCCCCTTTTTCTGCGCGCACCAGCGCGGTGAGCGGGTGTCTCAGCGCCCGGTTTTATCGGCCACGCGCACCACTGTCGTTCCCCGCGGTATGTCGCCGCGGACTCGGGTGCGTCCCGCGAAATGCGAGTAGACTCGGGAACCCCACACGGAAGAACAGATGAAAGGACGTGAACGCGGTATGAGCAACACCCCGACCAATCCTGACAAGAATCCGTTTGAAGACCAGAACCTTACCCCGGGACAGGAGGAGGACCAGCTGGAGCCGGACGCCGACACCAAGCCCGGCACCGACGGCGTGCTCGATGAGGACGAACTGGTGGACGAGCAGGGCGAGGAATCCTTCCCCGCCAGCGATCCGCCGGCCTTCTACTGACCTCCGGAGTTCCCTTCCGTCGCCCGTACTGGACATCCAGTACGGGCGTTTTCCTTTTCCTTGTCTGCAGGTGCTGAAACGATGCCGGGTTTCTGAGTCGACCGGACCCCGGGGCGGTGTCCCCTCGGCGACACCGCCTCCGCACACACGCCCACGCCGTTGCGCGCTGCACCCACACCTCTGTAATCCGCCCAGCCTCTGTTTCCAATCGTGAATACGCTTGGGGTATCCACCTTTTCCTGCCGGAAGAAATTCGAGGAACCCCATGAAAAAGATCGACGCCTACGTCGTTGAAGCCATCGACGCCCCCTTCGTCCGTGAGGAACTGACCCTCGACGCCCCAGGTCCCGGCGAAGTCCTGGTCAAGGTCGTCGCCACGGGCGTCTGCCACACCGACCTCAACACCCAGTCCGGTGACATGCCCCTGCCGCTGCCGGGCGTGCTCGGTCACGAGGGTTCGGGCGTCGTCGAGGCGGTCGGGGAGGGCGTCACCGCCGTCGAGCCCGGTGACCACGTCGTCATGGGCTGGCCCTACTGCGGTACCTGCCGCAATTGCGTCCGCGGCCAGCACCGCTACTGCCTCAACATCGGCGCCGAACTGCTGGCGGGAGTGCGCCTCCACGGGCCCGACGCGGGGGAGTCGGCCTACACCCGCGCCGACGGGACGACGCTCTCCGGCCACTTCTTCGGCCAGTCCTCCTTCGCCACCTACTCCCTGACCCGCGAGAACGCCCTGGTTAAGGTGGACAAGGACATCGACCTGGAGCTGCTCGGCCCGCTGGCCTGCGGGATCACCACTGGCGCCGGCGCGGTCTTCAACACCGCCACCCCCGCGCCGGGCGAGTCGATCGTCATCATCGGCGCCGGCGCGGTCGGCCTGGGCGCCGTCATGGCCGCCCAGAACACCCCGGCCACCACCATCATCGCCATGGACCTGCAGGACTCGCGCCTCGAACTGGCCGCCGAACTCGGCGCGACCCACACCGTCAACACGCGCGAGAACGACATCGTCGACGCGGTCACCGGCATCCTGGGTGGCCCCGCCGACTACGTCATCGACTGCACCGGCAGCATCCGCGTCATCGAGCGCGCCGCCGACGCCGTCGGCATGCTCGGCACCCTGATCCTCGTCGGCGGCGCCCCGGCCGAGGCCCGCTTCTCCCTCGACCACCTCCGCGCCCTGTGGGGCAAGAACGTCGTCGGCACCCTCGGCGGCGGCTCCACCAGCAACGAGCTGATCCCGGCGCTCATCGGCCTGTACAGGCAGGGGCGATTCCCCTTCGACAGGCTGGTGACGACCTACGGTTTCGACGAGTTGGAAAAGGCCATCGAGGACGCCGGTTCGGGCGAGACCATCAAGGCCGTGCTGCGCGTCGCGGAGTAGGGGAACCGGATCTGAACGCTCGGCGGGTGGACGGGCCGCTGCCCGAATGTGTGGCGACGCTGGATGAACCCGGCGTCGACAAGCACAGCTCGGGACCCCCGAAATGACGAAATCCCACGACAAGGTGCGAAACGATGTCGTGGGACTTCACCCGGGGGGCTGCCGGTGGGCTCACCAGCTGTTTCGGGACGCTGCCCCGGCGATGCTCACTCGGGTGTTACTTGACCAGGCCGAAGCCGCCGGTCCAGCCGATCTTCTCGGAGGCCGCGAGGGTCAGCTGCAAGAAGCCGACGGCCTCCAGCTCGTGGGCGCGCTTGAGGGATCCTGCGTCGAGGGCGTCGAGTCCGCCGGCGGTGACGTCGTCGATGAGCGTCTTCTTGGCGGCCTCGTCGTCGCCGGCGACGAGCACGGTGGTGGTCAGGTCGCCGACCTTGCCGGAGGACAGGGTGGCCGCGAAGGTGGTGTTGAAGGCCTTGAGAACCTTGGACTCCGGGAGCTTGGCCTGGATTTCGGCGGCGGCGGAGGAGCCGGCGGGAACGACCAGCTCGTCGAAGGTCTCGAAGTTCAGCGGGTTGGTGATGTCGATGACGATCTTGCCGGCCAGGGCCTCACGGTGGGTGGCGATGATCTCGTCGACGGCCGGGTAGGGCACGGCGAGGATGACGACGTCGCCCTCGATGGTGGCGGTGGGCGCCTCCTCGGCGGAGACGGCGACGGTCGTGGCTCCACCCTTGGTGAGCACGCCTGAAATCGCGGTGCCCATGCTGCCGGTGCCGCCGAAGATCGTGTAGGTGGTCATGGTGTTGTTCTCCTTGTGGGTGGTGCGCTGTTCGGGGGTCATTGCTTTGTTGGTGGGGCGGCCGAAGAGCCGCCGGATGAGGTCCTGGATCATGAAGTGAACCTTAGGCCCTTTTAGTTGAAGGTTCAACGATCATTTGCGGGGTATTGCCTGTGAATCACCAAAGGTGGCCTGGGCGCCCGTTCCGCACCGGCAGCCGCGGACATGGCTGAGGGTCAGGTGCGCGTCGCCTTCAGGTGCTGAACCGGCCCTGTCCCTGCGCCGAAGCCGGGAAATTTGACGCCACCGGACGTGTTTTTGGCCGCCCCGGACATGTCCCGCCCGGCCCCTGTCCTTCCTCATGTGATCGCGGATACATTCCTGCCAACGGCAATCACCCGCGCACCACAGGAAAGAGAGACACCATCATGCAGTTCCACGTTTCGGGCTACAGCTCCCAGGATCCGATGACCCTTCCGGCCGCCGGCACCGGCCTCAACCGGCCGGTGGACCTGCCGGAACTCATCGACGTCCTCATCGTCGGTTG from Corynebacterium guangdongense includes the following:
- a CDS encoding NADPH-dependent FMN reductase — protein: MTRIAIVVGSTRPNRVGRQVGEWVNENAQKHAGAEFELIDLVDQNLPLLDEPNPPMMRQYEKEHTKAWSEKIASYDGFIFVTPEYNHSVPGAMKNAVDYLYYEWNNKSIGFVSYGTAGGTRSVEAWRLIAAELQMTDVRAQVFLSFATDFADMSTFRPTEESTGALGDVFDQVIAWADALKPLRG
- a CDS encoding NAD(P)-dependent alcohol dehydrogenase, which produces MKKIDAYVVEAIDAPFVREELTLDAPGPGEVLVKVVATGVCHTDLNTQSGDMPLPLPGVLGHEGSGVVEAVGEGVTAVEPGDHVVMGWPYCGTCRNCVRGQHRYCLNIGAELLAGVRLHGPDAGESAYTRADGTTLSGHFFGQSSFATYSLTRENALVKVDKDIDLELLGPLACGITTGAGAVFNTATPAPGESIVIIGAGAVGLGAVMAAQNTPATTIIAMDLQDSRLELAAELGATHTVNTRENDIVDAVTGILGGPADYVIDCTGSIRVIERAADAVGMLGTLILVGGAPAEARFSLDHLRALWGKNVVGTLGGGSTSNELIPALIGLYRQGRFPFDRLVTTYGFDELEKAIEDAGSGETIKAVLRVAE
- a CDS encoding NADPH-dependent F420 reductase; amino-acid sequence: MTTYTIFGGTGSMGTAISGVLTKGGATTVAVSAEEAPTATIEGDVVILAVPYPAVDEIIATHREALAGKIVIDITNPLNFETFDELVVPAGSSAAAEIQAKLPESKVLKAFNTTFAATLSSGKVGDLTTTVLVAGDDEAAKKTLIDDVTAGGLDALDAGSLKRAHELEAVGFLQLTLAASEKIGWTGGFGLVK